In one window of Desulforhabdus amnigena DNA:
- a CDS encoding calcium-translocating P-type ATPase, PMCA-type, giving the protein MVPFDARQRELPFEGLSPVQVESSRQEHGWNILTPPPRTPWWKLYLEKFDDPVIRILIIAAVIALVVGATEGHYAEGLGIVIAILLATTLSFINEYKAGREFDILNRVSDEVPANVIRAGDFATVPRKDLVVGDVVLLEMGEEVPADGRLLEVVSLRLDESPLTGESLPVKKRLVPAEPEQRESAYPEDRVFRGTLVKDGHGIMEVTAVGDATEIGRLARPAYQDIAEKTPLVAQLEELSKVIGVVGFLVAGTIFAALVTRGVLVRELTLTQPQWGFMGILGFSVLLASMRVWLPIVYDALELAHVRVSPPFWLAKEHSLSWVVTLVLGLATFSAGVGILCYFGILPVSPGKWVPHAMAEEFLRYFMISVTIIVVAVPEGLAMSVTLSLAYSMRKMTASNNLVRRMHACETIGAATVICTDKTGTLTLNEMRVYSADFPCLKDKLLFEDPHKLTYGEEKILEGISVNSTAHVSEKTDDATPHLIGNPTECALLLWLKDLHIDYMQYRAAFSVSSQWTFSTERKYMGTMGTSSVNGEEVLHLKGAPEVVLDRCSRLLTGEGVRPIDGYKEDIAQALKGYQACGMRTLGLAYRENPSGEEDAEIEEIARDMIWLGFVAIADPIRPEVPDALRACLDAGIGVKIVTGDNPETAREIARQVGLWEEGDTEDRIMTGKDFAQLSDERAGDVAVSLKILSRARPMDKLRLVSLLQEKGEVVAVTGDGTNDAPALSRAHVGLAMGKTGTSVAKEASDIILLDDSFRSITNAVMWGRSLYENIQRFILFQLTINVVALCIALLGPFIGVKLPLTVTQMLWVNLIMDTFAALALATEPPHWNVMRRQPRNPKDFIVSKTMAKTIFTVAPLFLVFLVWFLLEIQRRGNVNHYDLSMFFTVFVMLQFWNLFNARCLGQNSSAFADILKNKAFLCIAAAIFLGQVLITQFGGPFFRTVPLTLVDWVRIVVATSVVLWIGELWRLACRMKARLEDAATG; this is encoded by the coding sequence ATGGTTCCCTTTGACGCCAGGCAGCGGGAACTTCCCTTCGAGGGGCTCAGTCCCGTCCAGGTGGAATCCAGCCGGCAGGAACATGGCTGGAATATACTCACCCCTCCGCCTCGCACCCCGTGGTGGAAACTTTACCTGGAAAAATTCGACGATCCCGTAATCCGTATCCTCATCATCGCGGCGGTTATCGCGCTGGTGGTGGGGGCGACGGAAGGTCATTATGCAGAAGGCCTCGGGATCGTCATTGCCATTTTGCTGGCCACCACTCTTTCCTTCATCAACGAATACAAAGCCGGTCGGGAATTCGATATCTTGAACCGGGTCAGCGACGAAGTTCCCGCCAACGTCATTCGGGCGGGGGATTTTGCGACGGTTCCCAGGAAAGACCTGGTCGTGGGGGATGTAGTCCTTTTGGAAATGGGAGAGGAAGTCCCCGCCGATGGTCGGTTGCTCGAGGTCGTTTCGCTCCGCTTGGATGAATCTCCACTTACGGGGGAATCCCTGCCCGTCAAGAAACGGCTTGTACCCGCCGAGCCGGAGCAGCGGGAGAGCGCTTATCCGGAGGACAGAGTCTTCCGCGGAACTTTGGTCAAGGACGGACATGGAATCATGGAAGTGACCGCAGTGGGCGATGCCACGGAAATTGGCCGTCTGGCGCGACCCGCTTACCAGGATATAGCGGAAAAAACCCCCCTTGTGGCTCAGTTGGAAGAACTGAGCAAGGTCATCGGGGTCGTTGGATTTCTGGTTGCCGGAACGATTTTTGCCGCTCTTGTGACCCGGGGAGTTTTAGTCAGGGAACTGACTTTGACGCAGCCTCAATGGGGTTTTATGGGGATACTGGGTTTCAGCGTGCTTCTGGCTTCCATGAGGGTCTGGTTGCCCATCGTCTACGATGCCCTGGAACTGGCGCATGTTCGCGTCTCTCCCCCCTTCTGGCTTGCAAAAGAGCATTCTCTCTCCTGGGTTGTGACATTGGTGCTGGGTCTGGCGACCTTTTCGGCAGGGGTAGGGATCCTCTGTTATTTTGGGATCCTGCCCGTGTCTCCAGGCAAGTGGGTCCCTCATGCCATGGCGGAGGAATTCCTGAGATATTTCATGATATCGGTCACTATCATTGTGGTGGCTGTGCCGGAAGGGCTGGCAATGAGTGTGACTTTGAGTCTTGCCTACAGCATGAGGAAGATGACGGCATCGAACAATCTGGTGCGGCGCATGCATGCCTGTGAAACGATTGGAGCAGCTACGGTCATCTGCACGGATAAAACGGGAACATTGACCTTGAATGAAATGCGTGTTTACAGTGCCGATTTTCCCTGCCTGAAGGATAAGCTCCTCTTCGAAGACCCACACAAGCTTACGTATGGAGAGGAGAAAATCCTGGAAGGGATTTCCGTCAACAGCACGGCGCATGTGAGTGAAAAAACCGACGATGCGACTCCTCACCTCATCGGCAATCCCACGGAATGTGCCCTGCTCTTGTGGCTCAAGGATCTGCATATCGATTACATGCAGTATCGGGCCGCGTTTTCTGTCTCTTCGCAATGGACTTTTTCGACCGAGAGAAAATACATGGGCACGATGGGGACGTCCAGTGTGAACGGCGAAGAGGTCCTTCACCTCAAAGGGGCTCCCGAAGTGGTTCTGGATCGTTGTTCCCGCCTCCTCACGGGAGAAGGGGTCCGGCCCATCGATGGCTACAAGGAGGATATCGCCCAGGCTTTGAAGGGTTACCAGGCGTGTGGCATGCGTACCTTGGGGCTGGCGTATCGGGAAAATCCTTCAGGGGAGGAGGATGCGGAGATCGAAGAGATCGCCCGGGACATGATCTGGCTGGGGTTTGTGGCTATCGCCGACCCCATAAGGCCGGAAGTGCCGGATGCCCTCCGCGCCTGTCTGGACGCCGGCATTGGAGTCAAGATCGTGACCGGCGACAATCCCGAAACGGCCCGGGAAATCGCCCGCCAAGTGGGGCTGTGGGAAGAGGGTGACACGGAAGACCGGATCATGACGGGGAAGGACTTCGCTCAGTTGAGTGACGAAAGGGCAGGGGATGTTGCCGTGTCTTTGAAGATTCTCTCCAGGGCGCGTCCCATGGATAAGCTGCGCCTCGTGTCACTCCTGCAGGAAAAGGGTGAGGTGGTAGCCGTCACGGGGGACGGCACCAACGACGCGCCCGCTTTGAGCCGGGCCCATGTGGGGTTGGCCATGGGAAAAACCGGGACTTCCGTCGCCAAGGAAGCAAGTGATATCATTCTGCTGGACGACTCCTTCCGCAGCATCACCAACGCTGTCATGTGGGGGCGTTCCCTCTATGAAAACATACAAAGATTCATCCTCTTTCAGCTTACGATCAATGTGGTCGCATTGTGCATCGCCCTCCTCGGCCCCTTTATCGGTGTCAAGCTTCCTCTCACCGTAACGCAGATGCTTTGGGTGAATCTCATCATGGATACCTTTGCCGCTCTGGCTTTGGCCACGGAACCTCCTCACTGGAATGTCATGCGGCGGCAGCCTCGTAATCCCAAAGACTTTATCGTTTCGAAAACCATGGCAAAGACCATCTTTACCGTTGCGCCTCTCTTTCTTGTTTTTCTCGTTTGGTTTCTCCTGGAAATTCAGAGGCGCGGAAATGTCAATCACTATGATCTTTCAATGTTTTTTACGGTTTTTGTCATGCTGCAGTTTTGGAATCTTTTCAATGCCAGGTGTTTGGGCCAGAACAGCTCGGCTTTTGCAGACATCCTTAAGAACAAAGCGTTTCTCTGCATAGCTGCTGCTATTTTTCTGGGGCAGGTGCTGATCACGCAATTTGGCGGCCCGTTTTTCCGCACGGTTCCCCTGACTCTCGTGGACTGGGTGAGAATCGTTGTCGCAACGTCGGTGGTGCTTTGGATCGGGGAGTTGTGGCGGCTGGCTTGCCGGATGAAAGCCCGGCTGGAAGATGCCGCAACAGGATGA
- a CDS encoding phosphatidylglycerophosphatase A family protein, producing the protein MKLDTSEPPAMHKIRPFECMRLLMATALGLGLLPGAPGTWGTLLGVLIHFFVIVSLPVEYISGALALALLMVCAGNIALAPWAMEYWKAKDPSRFVLDEVAGYLVVPLLFRHGEAWQVMLWGFLLFRLFDIIKIPPARQIDRMMSGGWGILLDDLVSGLYAALVMYAFRWMGALAGV; encoded by the coding sequence ATGAAACTTGACACATCCGAACCCCCTGCAATGCATAAAATCAGACCGTTTGAGTGCATGCGCCTTCTAATGGCGACGGCGCTGGGACTAGGGCTCCTGCCTGGCGCTCCGGGCACCTGGGGGACGCTCCTTGGAGTCCTCATTCATTTCTTCGTGATCGTCTCCCTGCCGGTGGAATACATCTCCGGAGCTCTCGCTCTGGCTCTTTTGATGGTGTGTGCGGGAAACATCGCTTTGGCCCCCTGGGCGATGGAATACTGGAAAGCCAAGGACCCCAGCCGTTTTGTTTTGGATGAAGTGGCGGGCTACCTGGTCGTGCCGCTTCTCTTTCGGCATGGAGAGGCCTGGCAGGTGATGCTCTGGGGGTTCCTGCTTTTCCGATTGTTCGATATCATTAAAATACCTCCGGCCAGGCAGATCGACCGCATGATGTCGGGAGGGTGGGGCATCCTGCTGGATGACCTGGTGAGCGGCCTCTATGCGGCGCTGGTCATGTACGCATTCCGGTGGATGGGGGCTCTTGCGGGAGTATAG
- a CDS encoding hemolysin family protein has protein sequence MGSLLPVLVIIGFIVLNAFFVAAEFALVGAPRAAIERRAIQGNRMAKRISSILHNPLLQDRYIATAQLGITFASLGLGMYGEHIFAVWIEGSMEKVSLPHWLAVHAVSSVLAVGILTYFHIVLGEMVPKSLALQYSERSALWIMPFMLWAKRAFYPLVISINGIGNLILKLMRVNRTLTTGYYLSTEELQYVVQESQAGGLLRAEEGRVLRDLLEFGELTAAEVMVPRVRMVGIRLDSPPEELKEIVRTSRHSRYPVYEGDLDNILGMVHIKDLLRLMLDGRHLSEKDLRRVPYVPETSNLDVVLAAMRRRRTHLAIVMDEYGGTAGLITIEDLFEEVVGDINEGVTEQPEMYWDSSGNLHVMGTVRIDEVGEALGIPLEHEEVYTVSGLVLMLLDRQPRVGNQVVYGNVKFEVISVRGHGVEECIVTPLSPSNSE, from the coding sequence ATGGGTAGTCTTCTTCCGGTCCTTGTTATCATCGGTTTCATTGTGTTGAATGCCTTTTTTGTGGCTGCGGAATTTGCCCTCGTGGGAGCGCCCAGGGCTGCCATCGAACGGCGGGCGATTCAGGGCAATCGCATGGCGAAGAGGATCAGCAGCATCCTGCACAATCCCCTCCTCCAGGATCGTTACATTGCGACGGCTCAGCTCGGCATTACCTTTGCCAGTCTCGGGCTGGGAATGTACGGTGAACACATTTTCGCCGTATGGATTGAAGGGAGTATGGAAAAGGTCTCCCTGCCCCATTGGCTGGCTGTACATGCCGTCTCCAGCGTTTTAGCGGTGGGAATCCTCACCTACTTTCATATCGTACTGGGTGAAATGGTGCCCAAATCGCTGGCTCTGCAGTATTCGGAGCGGTCCGCTCTATGGATCATGCCCTTTATGTTGTGGGCCAAAAGGGCGTTCTATCCTCTTGTGATCAGTATCAACGGCATTGGGAATCTGATCCTGAAGCTCATGCGGGTCAACCGAACGCTGACCACCGGCTACTATCTTTCAACGGAAGAGCTCCAGTATGTTGTCCAGGAAAGCCAGGCGGGAGGACTTTTGAGGGCTGAAGAGGGCAGGGTCCTGAGGGACCTTCTGGAGTTCGGGGAACTCACCGCTGCGGAAGTCATGGTCCCACGTGTGCGAATGGTAGGAATTCGGCTGGATTCTCCTCCGGAGGAATTGAAAGAGATCGTGCGGACATCCCGGCACAGCCGCTATCCGGTTTACGAAGGGGATCTGGACAATATCCTGGGAATGGTCCACATCAAGGATCTCTTGCGCCTCATGCTCGATGGGAGGCACTTGTCCGAGAAGGATTTACGGCGCGTTCCCTATGTGCCCGAAACATCCAATCTGGATGTGGTGCTTGCAGCCATGCGCCGCAGACGCACCCATCTTGCCATCGTCATGGACGAATACGGCGGAACGGCTGGCCTTATCACCATTGAAGACCTGTTCGAAGAGGTGGTGGGAGATATCAATGAGGGGGTTACGGAACAACCTGAAATGTACTGGGATTCTTCGGGAAATCTCCATGTGATGGGTACGGTTCGCATCGATGAAGTAGGGGAGGCGCTGGGAATTCCTCTGGAACACGAGGAAGTCTATACTGTGAGCGGCCTGGTTCTCATGCTGCTCGACCGCCAACCGCGCGTGGGAAATCAAGTGGTTTACGGCAACGTGAAATTTGAGGTCATTTCGGTGAGAGGTCACGGTGTGGAGGAGTGTATTGTCACGCCGTTGTCTCCTTCGAATTCGGAATAA
- a CDS encoding hemolysin family protein, whose translation MFAACIIIFFLIVINALYVAAEFAAVGVRKSRIRQMAEEGSSLAKLFLPWLVDPHKLDQYIAACQIGITLSSLILGAYGQETLAAPLAGIIVQWGGVQEVAAYSAASLSVLIFLTTLQVILGELVPKSIALQYSTQAALLSLFPMRWSLTVFSWLIAILNGSALIILKIFGVKYGVHRHVHSPEEIEMLITESRDGGVLEADEHQRLQRALQLGKRPAHQLMVPRRYMSGIDVELPMDQVMKQIAESPYSHLPVYRGSMDNVIGIVHVKEVAIHYIEKGTIGSITEIMRPLMSVPENVTADALLNLLRQRRSHQAMVVDEFGGTEGLVTLEDVLTEMLGEVADEFKLDQPQPERLPDGRVRLPGLMRLDMAEPWLGVLWQGDADTISGHVMEVLGTVPVARQRVTIDGVEVEIEQVAHHAIVSILARPVRPVEEDVHG comes from the coding sequence ATGTTCGCAGCCTGCATCATTATATTCTTTTTGATTGTCATCAATGCCCTTTATGTGGCGGCGGAATTTGCTGCGGTGGGAGTCAGGAAGAGTCGCATACGCCAAATGGCCGAGGAAGGCAGTTCCCTGGCGAAGCTTTTCTTGCCGTGGCTGGTGGATCCTCACAAGCTGGATCAGTACATCGCCGCATGCCAGATCGGCATTACCCTTTCGAGCCTCATCCTCGGAGCCTACGGGCAGGAAACCCTGGCTGCTCCACTGGCGGGAATCATCGTCCAATGGGGGGGAGTTCAGGAAGTTGCGGCCTACTCGGCGGCGTCCCTGAGCGTCCTGATTTTTCTCACAACCCTGCAGGTCATCCTTGGAGAACTGGTTCCCAAGTCCATCGCCCTTCAGTATTCTACTCAAGCGGCCCTCCTCTCCCTCTTTCCCATGCGATGGTCTCTGACCGTCTTCTCCTGGCTCATTGCCATTCTCAATGGCAGTGCCTTGATAATATTAAAAATCTTTGGAGTCAAATACGGGGTGCATCGTCATGTTCATTCCCCTGAAGAAATTGAAATGCTGATCACCGAAAGCCGGGATGGAGGAGTGCTCGAAGCCGATGAGCATCAGCGCCTTCAGAGAGCCCTTCAGCTTGGCAAGCGGCCGGCTCATCAACTGATGGTGCCCCGAAGATATATGTCGGGCATTGATGTTGAACTTCCCATGGATCAGGTGATGAAGCAAATCGCGGAAAGTCCCTACAGCCATCTTCCCGTCTATCGGGGGTCCATGGACAACGTGATCGGGATCGTGCACGTGAAGGAAGTGGCGATCCATTATATCGAGAAGGGAACGATCGGCTCCATAACAGAAATCATGAGGCCCCTCATGAGCGTTCCCGAAAACGTGACGGCGGATGCTTTGCTCAATTTGCTGCGGCAGCGGCGTAGCCATCAGGCGATGGTAGTGGATGAGTTCGGGGGGACCGAGGGACTGGTGACTTTGGAAGATGTTCTGACGGAGATGCTGGGGGAGGTCGCTGACGAGTTCAAATTGGATCAGCCTCAGCCCGAACGCCTGCCGGACGGGCGGGTGCGCCTGCCGGGACTCATGCGTCTGGATATGGCGGAACCGTGGCTTGGGGTTTTATGGCAAGGCGATGCCGATACAATCAGCGGACACGTGATGGAAGTGCTGGGGACAGTGCCCGTTGCCCGGCAGCGAGTGACCATTGACGGTGTGGAGGTCGAAATAGAGCAGGTGGCTCATCACGCCATCGTATCCATTCTCGCCAGGCCCGTTCGCCCGGTAGAGGAGGACGTGCATGGGTAG
- a CDS encoding radical SAM protein, which produces MKAFDIDNLHITLDKEGARAYAKVSYPLRYGRFAEIKTHAHVFQFNLNGELKFISGRGKDWPHPSEWLKRTITNDWVYYSTGGYDGPYDCFGEYYVPCLSYPSNNINSCDPFHDNAVISAIKAWDRLHETLMELNSSSLPKEMRDFIDLVMVNSPTELRKRSGRIYEIIGDNITVLPPDVRHVDYDVIPIIIADGCLYKCGFCRVKSRLHFKERSRKDIKTQVRDLKKFFGNDISNYNSVFLGQHDALNSSYDLVEFAARYAFESFDLNNSNIDGPSLFIFGSVDSIIKSDYYIFERIEKLPFKTYINIGFESADQETLDKLGKGITKEAVERAFTKSVEINRRYEKIEITSNFVLGDHLPEGHIKSFFKLIEKNFDQPFHKGSIYFSPLINAKNTGWKRNIKREFFKLKIRIPVPSFLYLIQKL; this is translated from the coding sequence GTGAAAGCATTCGATATAGACAATCTTCATATAACCCTTGATAAAGAAGGGGCCCGCGCCTATGCAAAGGTCAGTTATCCATTGCGATACGGCCGCTTTGCGGAGATAAAAACCCACGCACATGTCTTTCAGTTCAATCTGAATGGAGAATTGAAATTCATCAGTGGTAGAGGCAAAGACTGGCCGCACCCTTCCGAATGGCTCAAGAGAACCATAACTAATGACTGGGTATATTATTCGACAGGCGGTTACGATGGCCCTTATGACTGTTTCGGCGAATACTATGTCCCCTGCCTGTCATACCCGAGCAACAATATCAATTCATGCGACCCTTTCCATGACAACGCTGTAATATCGGCGATCAAAGCCTGGGACCGACTGCATGAAACGTTGATGGAATTGAATTCCAGTTCCCTTCCAAAAGAAATGAGGGATTTTATTGATCTCGTAATGGTAAACTCGCCCACTGAACTCCGTAAGAGATCAGGCAGGATATATGAAATAATCGGTGACAATATAACAGTCCTTCCGCCTGATGTCAGGCATGTGGACTATGATGTAATTCCCATAATTATAGCAGACGGGTGTCTCTACAAATGCGGCTTTTGCAGGGTCAAATCACGTCTTCATTTTAAAGAGCGTTCAAGGAAAGATATAAAAACACAGGTCAGAGATTTAAAAAAATTTTTCGGTAATGATATCTCAAACTACAACTCTGTGTTCCTGGGGCAGCATGACGCCCTCAATTCTTCCTATGACCTGGTGGAATTCGCTGCAAGATATGCCTTTGAATCCTTTGATCTAAACAACTCCAATATTGATGGCCCCAGCCTTTTTATCTTCGGAAGCGTAGATTCAATAATAAAATCGGACTATTATATATTTGAACGCATAGAAAAGCTCCCCTTCAAGACGTATATCAATATAGGGTTTGAATCCGCGGATCAGGAAACCCTTGACAAATTGGGGAAAGGCATCACAAAAGAAGCGGTTGAAAGGGCCTTTACAAAGAGCGTAGAGATCAACAGAAGATATGAAAAGATTGAGATCACCTCAAACTTTGTCCTCGGAGATCACCTTCCTGAGGGGCATATCAAATCCTTTTTCAAGTTGATCGAAAAGAATTTCGATCAACCTTTCCATAAGGGTTCGATTTATTTTTCCCCCTTGATAAATGCCAAAAACACAGGATGGAAAAGGAACATTAAAAGGGAATTCTTCAAGTTAAAGATTCGAATCCCTGTCCCGTCTTTTTTGTATCTTATTCAAAAATTATAG
- a CDS encoding DNA polymerase domain-containing protein, producing MKPIALEENEVLFGADATGGIVAVELLKGDTMRLFLREEDGSIEVRDEPFTPFILLEKEDLLDGFQAPHRVEPLSSSNTFRAIAFFDRWENADRARNHLSKTTGASPSSPDAPYLFLTDPVHQYLLLTGKTLFKGMAYKDLHRLAVDIETACAPGYEFPNPEREEDRIISIALMDNRGNEEVLFGSSMGEKEMIEALTDRISRWDPDVLEGHNFFNFDLEYLVARARRHGVRLCWGRDGSLPRIRRSRFTVAERIIDYTRMDLFGRHVVDTLFLLQYYDVTARELESYGLKSAALHFGLADEERTYIEHSKIQWAYEHDPEALKRYNLDDARETLALSELLGYPFFLQARIFPFSYQNIFIRGNATKINALFMREYLRKRTSVPKPRGRGMSFEGGYTDVFFQGIIQNVVHCDVASLYPSILLSYDLKPVGDTLGIFLPLLRDLRTFRLEAKKRAQEAQESHEHDYYQALQQTFKILINSFYGYLGTEIHHFSDPQLAAEVTRLGRETIRRMIEWLRNEGATLIEIDTDGIYFVPPKGVETEEAQRILVDRLSRTLPEGIEVEMDGRYAAMFSYKRKNYALLNDTGSVTIKGSGLRSRGMEKYLRDFLAEMIRLLLKGEGDEIYDLYQETLQKLARHELDIFSLAKTETLTESLETYQQKIKAKKRNRAATYELALASGRDYRAGDQISYYVTGEDKKVRVFDNCKFASAYDPDKPDENVEYYQAKLLDLLKKFQEFLPSRRILVKKPSK from the coding sequence ATGAAACCCATTGCCCTTGAGGAAAATGAAGTACTTTTTGGAGCCGATGCCACCGGGGGGATCGTCGCCGTAGAACTCCTGAAAGGAGACACCATGCGTCTTTTTCTTCGTGAAGAGGACGGCAGCATCGAGGTCCGGGACGAACCTTTCACACCGTTCATTCTTTTGGAAAAAGAAGACCTTCTGGATGGATTTCAAGCCCCTCATCGCGTGGAACCTCTTTCGTCTTCCAACACTTTTCGTGCCATTGCCTTCTTCGACCGTTGGGAAAATGCCGATAGGGCCAGGAACCATCTGAGCAAAACAACCGGCGCCTCCCCCTCCTCGCCCGATGCCCCTTACCTCTTTCTTACGGACCCTGTGCACCAATACCTCCTTCTCACGGGCAAGACCCTTTTCAAAGGGATGGCATACAAAGACCTTCACCGCTTGGCCGTCGATATTGAAACCGCCTGTGCTCCCGGCTATGAATTCCCCAATCCGGAACGAGAAGAGGACCGGATCATCTCCATCGCCCTCATGGACAACAGGGGAAATGAAGAAGTCCTTTTCGGAAGCAGCATGGGCGAAAAAGAGATGATCGAGGCTCTCACCGACCGTATTTCCCGCTGGGACCCCGATGTCCTTGAAGGGCACAATTTCTTCAACTTCGATCTGGAATACCTCGTCGCCCGGGCTCGCAGACACGGAGTCCGGCTTTGCTGGGGACGCGATGGAAGCCTTCCCCGCATCCGCCGGTCGCGATTCACCGTGGCGGAGCGGATCATCGACTACACCCGCATGGACCTTTTCGGTCGGCACGTGGTGGACACGCTTTTTCTCCTTCAGTATTACGACGTGACAGCGCGTGAACTGGAAAGCTACGGGCTCAAGTCCGCGGCCCTTCACTTCGGCCTGGCCGACGAGGAACGCACTTACATCGAACACTCCAAAATTCAGTGGGCCTACGAGCACGACCCGGAGGCCCTCAAGCGTTACAACCTGGACGATGCCAGAGAAACCCTCGCCCTCTCCGAACTTCTCGGCTATCCATTCTTTCTTCAGGCGCGCATTTTTCCCTTTTCTTACCAGAATATTTTCATCCGGGGAAATGCTACCAAGATCAACGCACTCTTCATGCGGGAATACCTCAGGAAGCGAACTTCCGTACCCAAGCCCAGGGGGCGGGGAATGAGCTTTGAAGGGGGCTACACAGACGTGTTTTTTCAGGGCATTATCCAAAATGTGGTCCATTGCGACGTGGCTTCCCTGTATCCGTCCATCCTGCTCTCCTACGATCTCAAGCCGGTTGGAGACACCCTCGGAATTTTTCTGCCGTTGCTCCGAGATCTGCGTACTTTTCGGCTGGAAGCCAAGAAACGGGCGCAGGAAGCGCAGGAATCCCACGAACATGACTACTACCAGGCGCTTCAGCAGACTTTCAAGATTTTGATCAATTCCTTTTATGGCTATCTCGGAACAGAAATTCACCATTTTTCAGACCCGCAACTGGCGGCGGAAGTCACCCGGTTGGGGAGGGAAACCATCCGGCGCATGATCGAATGGCTGCGAAATGAAGGAGCGACTCTCATCGAAATCGACACGGACGGGATCTACTTCGTGCCTCCGAAAGGAGTGGAAACCGAAGAGGCGCAGCGGATTCTCGTGGACCGCCTCTCCAGGACCCTGCCGGAAGGAATCGAGGTGGAGATGGACGGAAGGTATGCAGCCATGTTCTCGTACAAACGCAAAAATTACGCACTCTTGAATGATACCGGCAGTGTAACCATCAAAGGGAGCGGCCTGAGGTCCAGAGGCATGGAAAAATATCTGCGGGATTTCCTTGCCGAGATGATCCGGCTTCTTCTGAAGGGAGAAGGCGACGAAATTTACGATCTTTATCAGGAGACCCTGCAAAAATTGGCAAGACATGAATTGGATATTTTCTCCCTGGCCAAAACGGAAACCCTCACCGAATCTCTCGAAACCTATCAGCAGAAAATCAAAGCAAAAAAAAGAAACCGGGCGGCAACTTATGAACTGGCTCTGGCTTCAGGCCGGGATTACAGGGCCGGGGACCAGATTTCCTATTACGTTACGGGAGAAGATAAAAAAGTGAGGGTTTTTGACAATTGCAAATTTGCATCCGCTTACGATCCGGATAAACCGGACGAGAACGTAGAATACTACCAGGCGAAGCTTTTGGATCTTTTGAAAAAATTTCAGGAATTCCTGCCTTCGCGGCGCATTCTTGTGAAAAAACCTTCCAAATGA